In the genome of Globicephala melas chromosome 3, mGloMel1.2, whole genome shotgun sequence, one region contains:
- the RACK1 gene encoding small ribosomal subunit protein RACK1, with translation MTEQMTLRGTLKGHNGWVTQIATTPQFPDMILSASRDKTIIMWKLTRDETNYGIPQRALRGHSHFVSDVVISSDGQFALSGSWDGTLRLWDLTTGTTTRRFVGHTKDVLSVAFSSDNRQIVSGSRDKTIKLWNTLGVCKYTVQDESHSEWVSCVRFSPNSSNPIIVSCGWDKLVKVWNLANCKLKTNHIGHTGYLNTVTVSPDGSLCASGGKDGQAMLWDLNEGKHLYTLDGGDIINALCFSPNRYWLCAATGPSIKIWDLEGKIIVDELKQEVISTSSKAEPPQCTSLAWSADGQTLFAGYTDNLVRVWQVTIGTR, from the exons ATGACTGAACAGATGACCCTTCGTGGCACCCTCAAGGGCCACAACGGCTGGGTGACCCAGATCGCTACCACTCCCCAGTTCCCGGACATGATACTGTCCGCCTCTCGAG ACAAGACCATCATCATGTGGAAGCTGACCAGAGATGAGACCAACTACGGTATCCCACAGCGTGCTCTTCGGGGTCACTCCCACTTTGTTAGTGACGTGGTCATCTCCTCAGATGGCCAGTTTGCCCTCTCAGGCTCCTGGGATGGAACCCTTCGCCTCTGGGATCTCACAAC GGGCACCACCACGCGCCGATTTGTAGGCCATACCAAGGATGTGCTGAGTGTGGCCTTCTCTTCTGACAACCGGCAAATTGTCTCTGGCTCCCGAGATAAAACCATCAAGCTATGGAATACTCTGGGTGTATGCAAATATACTGTCCAG GATGAGAGCCACTCAGAGTGGGTGTCCTGCGTCCGCTTCTCGCCCAACAGCAGCAATCCCATTATTGTCTCCTGTGGCTGGGACAAGTTGGTCAAG GTATGGAACTTGGCAAACTGTAAGCTGAAGACCAATCACATTGGCCACACAGGCTACCTGAACACTGTGACCGTCTCTCCAGATGGATCCCTCTGTGCTTCTGGAGGCAAG GATGGCCAGGCCATGTTGTGGGACCTCAATGAAGGCAAGCACCTTTACACGCTAGATGGTGGGGACATCATCAATGCCCTGTGCTTCAGTCCCAACCGCTACTGGCtctgtgctgctacgggccctaGCATCAAGATCTGG GACTTGGAGGGCAAAATCATTGTAGATGAACTGAAGCAAGAAGTTATCAGTACCAGCAGCAAGGCAGAGCCGCCTCAGTGTACCTCTCTGGCCTGGTCTGCTGATGGCCAG ACTCTGTTTGCTGGCTACACAGACAACCTGGTGCGAGTGTGGCAGGTGACCATTGGCACCCGCTAA